A single region of the Salvia miltiorrhiza cultivar Shanhuang (shh) chromosome 8, IMPLAD_Smil_shh, whole genome shotgun sequence genome encodes:
- the LOC131001512 gene encoding protein SKIP34 produces MCYGNDRLPTRDDLVEAAPPENEDRVMVVENLRDRLAETEARLERARAREAELSCCLDEMKKFVRVMEILETYLRRQYAEQQDRLTRLYSSSSSSSSSSRLVPSK; encoded by the coding sequence ATGTGCTACGGCAACGACCGATTGCCCACGAGAGACGACCTCGtggaggcggcgccgccggaGAACGAAGACAGGGTGATGGTGGTGGAGAATCTGAGGGATCGGCTGGCGGAGACGGAGGCGCGGCTGGAGCGAGCCAGGGCGCGGGAAGCTGAGCTGAGCTGCTGCCTCGATGAGATGAAAAAGTTTGTGCGCGTCATGGAGATCCTCGAAACCTACCTCCGCCGCCAGTACGCCGAACAGCAAGATCGGCTCACGCGCCTatactcttcttcttcttcttcttcttcctcttcgcGTTTGGTACCCTCAAAATAG
- the LOC131001510 gene encoding kinase-interacting protein 1, whose protein sequence is MLQRAANHAYSWWWASHIRTKQSKWLEQSLQDMEEKVQGMLQLIEGDGDSFAKRAEMYYRRRPELICAVEEAYKVFRALADRYDLLSKDFQNANHTIATVFPEQVQFGMADDDDIPKIPDNFVIPEMNINMSKIPQVPKAPARDLKTIISKASKQFQVKKLKAQSRQKSVVKSGLSKEEALEEINKLQKEILSLQTVKEFVKSSYESGIAKYWGIESQVMEMHQKISRLQDEFNMDSVIEDEEARTLMAEAALKSCQETLAMLQEKQEKTALEAMDEYQRIEASCERLRSLREKYMLEAPAGGGDLSRNFSQDVAELLQETKELEELPEKLEETLDTSALAQLSVSQLADKIDLLVNKVITLETAVSSQTVLVNTLRSENDDLNAQIRTLEEENESLGVDAHSLSSKVIQMEEKLNKVQDLNKNVESRNTTLQTNFAKAKTSIDTLAEKLSSVKVEDDLGASSELDNVSAEPNTTSPDHPSENVSAPKEEEEHTSPQNPAETLDEVGEAFADADDHLSTELGSVEAGGEDERRSSSKSDEEARSLKGDQDVEKLSSAEGEGGANDEAVENGSESGVKEEEKEVVMKDVREIGEEEEEGAKRRIRRSVSSVHDQEHHVESGIRKASSFSNRKTMLEILQEESEESFQNRAKSRAKEKEKEKDEDDISWQQILLSGMEDREKILLKEYTTILRNYKEVKKKLNEVEMKERDSQFDTTLQMRELKKAISRRDEEIITLRRRLSSVEGDANLKEDNLPISEDDALSQEGELLSLTKDIKGPPLTDGNDDTGVVFMAKSPSLSRVEEKLRTDIDAILDENLDFWFRFSTAFHQIQKFKTEVRDLEEEMSKLREKRKADTQLKSEVVPIFKHLRDIQRELTVWLEQSAPLKDELSNRFSSLCTIQEEITKALKEGVEEDEIRFSSHQAAKLQGEVLNMKQENEKVREELEAGLDHVSMLQLQIDKTLTLLDDEFGISEQSEHRHKVPLRSFIFGNKSKKPKNSLFSCMHPSRKYQVLRAGIRLSNHTNSS, encoded by the exons ATGTTGCAGAGAGCTGCGAACCATGCGTATTCATGGTGGTGGGCCAGCCACATTCGGACTAAGCAATCCAAATGGCTCGAGCAGAGCCTTCAAG ACATGGAAGAGAAGGTACAAGGCATGCTCCAGCTGATCGAAGGCGACGGAGACTCGTTCGCGAAGAGGGCTGAGATGTACTACCGGAGGCGGCCGGAGCTGATCTGCGCCGTGGAGGAAGCCTACAAGGTCTTCCGCGCTCTGGCCGATCGCTACGACCTCCTCTCCAAAGACTTCCAAAATGCCAACCACACAATCGCTACTGTGTTCCCGGAGCAGGTGCAGTTTGGCATGGCAGACGACGACGACATCCCCAAGATCCCCGACAACTTCGTCATCCCGGAGATGAACATCAACATGTCCAAGATCCCTCAAGTCCCCAAGGCTCCTGCCAGGGATCTCAAAACCATCATCTCCAAGGCTTCCAAGCAGTTTCAGGTGAAGAAGCTCAAGGCACAGAGCCGTCAGAAGTCGGTTGTCAAATCGGGGCTCTCCAAAGAGGAAGCCCTCGAAGAGATCAACAAGCTGCAGAAAGAGATCCTCTCCCTGCAGACCGTCAAGGAGTTTGTCAAGAGCTCTTACGAGAGCGGCATTGCAAAGTATTGGGGCATCGAGAGCCAAGTGATGGAGATGCATCAGAAGATATCGAGGCTGCAAGATGAGTTCAATATGGACAGTGTGATCGAGGATGAGGAGGCTCGTACCCTCATGGCTGAGGCGGCGCTGAAATCGTGCCAGGAGACGCTTGCCATGCTGCAGGAGAAGCAGGAGAAGACTGCTCTTGAGGCTATGGACGAGTACCAGAGGATTGAGGCCTCCTGTGAGCGCCTCCGCTCTCTCCGGGAGAAGTACATGCTCGAAGCACCTGCGGGAGGCGGGGATTTATCGCGCAACTTCAGTCAAGACGTGGCTGAGTTGCTGCAGGAGACCAAGGAGCTCGAGGAGCTGCCTGAGAAACTGGAGGAGACCTTAGACACCAGCGCCTTGGCTCAGCTCTCCGTCAGCCAATTGGCAGACAAGATTGATCTGCTAGTCAATAAGGTCATCACCTTAGAAACTGCCGTCTCATCTCAGACTGTTCTTGTCAACACCTTGAGGTCCGAGAATGATGACCTAAATGCGCAGATCCGGACTTTGGAGGAGGAGAATGAGAGCCTTGGTGTTGACGCTCACAGCTTGAGCTCCAAGGTCATTCAAATGGAGGAGAAGCTCAACAAGGTGCAAGATTTGAACAAGAACGTCGAGAGCCGCAACACTACTCTTCAAACCAACTTTGCTAAAGCCAAAACGAGCATTGATACTCTTGCGGAGAAGCTCAGTAGTGTGAAGGTGGAGGATGATCTTGGGGCTTCTTCTGAACTTGATAATGTCTCTGCTGAACCCAATACTACGAGCCCCGACCACCCTTCCGAGAATGTGAGTGCTCCCAAGGAAGAGGAGGAGCATACGAGCCCTCAAAATCCTGCAGAGACACTAGATGAAGTGGGGGAGGCCTTTGCAGATGCTGATGATCATCTCTCAACGGAGCTAGGCAGTGTCGAGGCAGGTGGAGAGGATGAGAGACGGAGCAGTTCAAAGTCGGATGAGGAGGCGAGAAGTTTGAAGGGAGACCAAGACGTAGAGAAGCTGAGTAGTGCAGAGGGAGAGGGCGGCGCAAATGATGAAGCGGTGGAGAATGGCTCAGAGAGTGGTGTGAAGGAAGAAGAGAAAGAGGTGGTGATGAAAGATGTAAGAGAAataggagaagaagaagaagaaggcgcGAAGAGGAGGATACGGCGCTCCGTCTCATCCGTGCACGACCAAGAACACCACGTTGAGAGTGGCATAAGAAAAGCATCATCCTTCTCCAACCGTAAAACAATGCTGGAGATTCTGCAGGAAGAATCCGAAGAATCTTTCCAAAACAGAGCGAAAAGCAGAgcgaaagagaaagagaaagagaaagacgAAGACGACATCAGCTGGCAGCAGATTCTCCTGAGTGGAATGGAGGACAGAGAGAAGATCCTCCTAAAGGAATACACGACAATCCTGAGGAACTACAAGGAGGTGAAGAAGAAGCTGAACGAGGTGGAGATGAAAGAAAGGGACAGCCAGTTCGACACCACCCTACAGATGAGAGAGCTGAAGAAGGCCATCTCCAGAAGGGATGAAGAAATCATCACTCTCCGCAGAAGGCTAAGCAGTGTGGAAGGAGACGCGAACCTCAAAGAAGACAACTTGCCCATCTCAGAAGACGACGCCCTCAGCCAAGAAGGCGAGCTTCTCAGCCTCACCAAGGACATCAAGGGCCCCCCCTTGACAGACGGCAACGACGACACAGGGGTTGTGTTCATGGCCAAGAGCCCCTCCCTCTCGCGAGTGGAGGAGAAGCTCCGCACGGACATCGACGCCATACTGGACGAGAACTTGGATTTCTGGTTCAGATTCAGCACGGCATTCCACCAGATACAGAAGTTCAAGACGGAGGTGAGAGACCTGGAAGAGGAGATGTCGAAACTGCGGGAGAAACGCAAGGCGGACACGCAGCTCAAGTCGGAGGTGGTGCCCATCTTCAAGCACTTGAGGGACATACAGAGGGAGCTGACGGTGTGGCTGGAGCAGAGCGCGCCGCTCAAGGACGAGCTGAGCAACAGGTTCTCGTCGCTCTGCACCATACAGGAGGAGATCACCAAGGCGCTCAAGGAGGGCGTGGAGGAGGATGAGATCAGGTTCAGCAGCCACCAGGCGGCCAAGCTGCAAGGGGAGGTGCTCAACATGAAGCAGGAGAATGAGAAGGTGAGGGAGGAGCTGGAGGCCGGCCTCGATCACGTCAGCATGCTCCAGCTGCAGATCGACAAGACGTTAACGCTGCTCGATGACGAGTTTGGCATCTCCGAGCAGTCCGAGCACAGACATAAAGTGCCTCTCAGATCCTTCATCTTTGGTAATAAGTCCAAGAAGCCTAAGAATTCTCTCTTCTCATGCATGCATCCTAGTAGGAAATACCAGGTCCTTAGAGCTGGGATTCGCCTCTCCAATCATACTAATTCTTCTTGA
- the LOC131001508 gene encoding vacuolar protein sorting-associated protein 55 homolog isoform X1: MFSSSILLQILACALYSNWWPMLSALMYVLVPMPCLFFGGGTTQFLTSREGGGWIDAAKFLTGASAVGSMAIPIILRHAGLIGTAAMFIEFTSFFIFVCTVLCFHRASLDDEW; the protein is encoded by the exons ATGTTTTCATCTAGCATCCTGCTCCAGATCTTG GCTTGCGCGCTATACAGCAACTGGTGGCCAATGCTATCAG CTCTGATGTATGTTCTGGTGCCAATGCCTTGTCTTTTCTTTGGTGGTGGAACCACTCAGTTCCTTACGAGTCGAGAAGGTGGGGG TTGGATAGATGCTGCCAAGTTCCTAACAGGTGCATCTGCTGTGGGAAGTATGGCCATTCCCATTATTCTGAGGCATGCAGGCTTGATTGGAACTGCAGCAATGTTCATCGAATTCACATCTTTCTTCATATTCGTCTGCACGGTCCTTTGCTTTCATCGCGCCAGTCTTGATGACGAGTGGTAA
- the LOC131001507 gene encoding uncharacterized protein LOC131001507, which translates to MALSFPRFSWLWLGGKEKEQNGSLMNPINSLGDWGLGLRGEGESLKINSMKEGDRRVPSSSSNRKVKRKWKSREERSRTMDKEYDVVLVPSDGVCLSGSESDDSDWSIGWLEPHAPDFQSDDEADDSFAVLVPCYRHDFRKVKENEEEPSNLFLNAVRNLPVHYSADGTKYMEKWLSSLQNF; encoded by the exons ATGGCTCTTTCCTTCCCTAGATTTTCATGGTTGTGGTTGGGTGGGAAAGAGAAAGAGCAGAATGGATCATTGATGAATCCAATAAATTCTTTGGGAGATTGGGGCTTAGGATTGAGAGGCGAGGGGGAAAGTTTGAAGATTAATTCAATGAAGGAGGGTGATCGAAGAGTGCCCTCTTCGAGCTCGAATAGGAAGGTGAAGAGGAAATGGAAGAGTAGGGAAGAGAGGAGCAGGACAATGGATAAAGAATATGATGTTGTTTTGGTGCCTTCTGATGGGGTTTGCTTATCAGGGTCTGAATCCGATGACTCAGACTGGTCGATCGGGTGGCTGGAGCCCCACGCCCCTGATTTCCAGAGTGATGATGAGGCTGATGACAGTTTTGCTGTTTTGGTCCCTTGCTATAGGCATGACTTTAGGAAAGTAAAGGAGAATGAAGAGGAGCCGAGTAATCTGTTCTTGAATGCTGTTAGGAACCTTCCTGTTCATTACTCTGCTG ATGGCACAAAGTACATGGAGAAATGGCTCTCCTCTCTCCAGAATTTTTGA
- the LOC131001511 gene encoding putative U-box domain-containing protein 50: MEKVCVAIGTEGLEGFSTLQWALRRWSNHRILILHAPNAASKHYVYTPLGKLRSSSVSEEKLKLLDKTDQANADRVLAQYIAFCGRVEAQVMKMEIKEEEPLHKQIVEAISNLGISKLVMSLAFMKPSSSPKSRGAISGTFYVVRNKPSFCELFVICQGQRIFLRDDGFMEDDKGRNHSVKNWLGRMFPETSPTNHWDKCRDDIEHYAHQLLSLHQLEGDMEACNSTDLCIPQNMDGAERIEVLKRTIRDAQGTIQLNRKQANIAKERREKAQRAIDICNARAEELQTCLHMETVKKVELNKMLDGTREEIVQLESELHQKRSKLDSVIELQKELSQTLHQSSSARVRAELKLEEAVKTRADMVPEIEELRKHKDVLQRRIEFCKEKDAIAKVSRMNGSGFAFREFTAAEIIAATEDFSDRFRVKSAKNVYRGRINHITVAVKMHNTADERSLQDFTTKVKLHSQVQHPNILAMTGFCSELSCIVHEYMHNGTLHDALFSSGRSWKRKNQPLAWHARIRIAAEICAALGFLHKVKPNPIIHGNLKPSKILLDRFNVAKIYGLNGHWSYNKHDIVLDIQAFGNLVLQLLTGNYWSRIVDTAAAIENLDRTAGEWPMDLAIELSNIATSCLSKNCVADESMTTMLVRDMNDVKRRADQLVDNIELPVHDEEAAGAEDSCNVAGAFFCPIYQEVMQNPHLAADGFSYELEAIDEWLKTGHDTSPMTNLRLKHKSLVPNHTLRSLIEEWRNKRSTASVVGFSVSTRN; this comes from the exons ATGGAGAAAGTGTGCGTTGCGATAGGAACGGAGGGGTTGGAGGGGTTTTCGACGTTGCAGTGGGCGCTGCGGAGATGGAGCAATCATAGAATTCTGATTCTTCATGCACCAAACGCCGCCTCCAAACACTACGTCTACACGCCAC TTGGGAAGCTTCGGAGCAGCTCGGTCAGCGAGGAGAAGCTCAAGCTTCTCGACAAAACCGACCAAGCCAATGCAGACAGAGTCCTTGCTCAATACATAGCCTTCTGTGGCAGG GTTGAGGCACAAGTGATGAAAATGGAGATAAAGGAGGAGGAGCCTCTGCACAAGCAAATTGTGGAAGCCATTTCAAATCTTGGGATATCCAAGCTTGTCATGTCCCTCGCATTCATGAAGCCTTCTTCATCACC GAAATCAAGAGGCGCAATTAGTGGGACATTCTATGTTGTTCGCAATAAGCCTAGTTTCTGCGAGTTGTTCGTGATTTGCCAAGGCCAAAGAATCTTTCTTAGAGATGACGGTTTCATGGAAGACGACAAAGGCAGGAATCACAGTGTCAAGAATTGGTTAGGGAGGATGTTTCCAGAAACTTCTCCCACCAATCATTGGGACAAATGCAGGGATGATATTGAGCACTATGCACATCAACTCCTGTCTTTGCATCAACTTGAAGGAGACATGGAGGCTTGCAACTCAACAGACCTATGCATACCACAAAATATG GATGGTGCAGAGAGAATTGAGGTTCTTAAACGCACAATACGGGATGCACAAGGTACAATCCAGCTGAACAGAAAGCAGGCAAATATTGCTAAAGAAAGGCGTGAAAAAGCTCAAAGGGCGATTGATATATGCAATGCCAGG GCTGAGGAGCTTCAGACCTGCCTCCACATGGAGACCGTGAAGAAGGTTGAACTTAACAAAATGCTCGACGGCACAAGGGAAGAAATAGTTCAACTTGAGAGCGAACTGCACCAGAAAAGAAGCAAGCTCGACTCGGTTATTGAACTTCAGAAGGAACTCTCCCAGACACTTCATCAGTCATCATCTGCTAGGGTGCGTGCTGAGCTCAAGCTAGAGGAGGCAGTCAAAACAAGAGCTGATATGGTTCCAGAAATCGAGGAACTGAGAAAGCACAAGGATGTCTTACAGCGCAGGATCGAGTTCTGTAAAGAGAAGGACGCCATAGCAAAAGTATCACGGATGAATGGCTCTGGCTTCGCTTTCAGAGAGTTCACTGCTGCAGAAATAATAGCTGCCACTGAAGACTTCTCAGATCGTTTCAGGGTGAAATCTGCAAAGAATGTGTATAGGGGCCGAATCAATCACATAACAGTCGCAGTTAAAATGCATAATACAGCAGATGAGCGATCCCTGCAAGATTTCACAACCAAG GTCAAACTTCATAGCCAAGTACAGCACCCCAATATACTAGCTATGACCGGCTTCTGCTCTGAGCTGAGCTGCATCGTGCATGAGTACATGCACAACGGTACCTTACATGATGCCTTATTCTCATCAGGAAGAAGCTGGAAAAGAAAGAATCAGCCTCTAGCCTGGCATGCTCGGATACGTATTGCAGCTGAAATCTGCGCAGCACTAGGCTTCCTTCATAAGGTCAAGCCTAATCCAATTATCCATGGTAACTTGAAACCCTCCAAGATTCTCCTAGATCGGTTTAATGTTGCCAAAATCTACGGCCTAAATGGTCATTGGTCATACAACAAACATGATATCGTATTAGACATCCAGGCTTTTGGGAATTTGGTGTTGCAACTTCTGACTGGTAATTACTGGAGTAGAATAGTGGACACTGCTGCAGCCATCGAAAATTTGGATCGTACGGCTGGAGAATGGCCGATGGATTTGGCTATTGAGCTTTCCAATATTGCAACTAGTTGTTTGTCCAAGAACTGCGTAGCAGACGAATCCATGACAACAATGTTGGTAAGAGATATGAATGATGTAAAGAGAAGAGCTGATCAGCTAGTCGACAACATTGAGTTACCTGTGCATGATGAAGAGGCTGCTGGAGCAGAGGACTCGTGCAATGTTGCTGGAGCCTTCTTCTGTCCAATCTATCAG GAAGTGATGCAGAATCCACATCTTGCTGCCGATGGATTTTCCTACGAATTGGAAGCAATAGACGAGTGGCTGAAAACAGGACATGATACATCACCCATGACTAACTTAAGGCTGAAGCACAAGTCCCTAGTTCCAAATCACACTCTGCGGTCTCTCATCGAGGAATGGAGAAACAAAAGATCGACTGCATCTGTTGTTGGATTCTCTGTATCAACTAGGAATTGA
- the LOC131001508 gene encoding uncharacterized protein LOC131001508 isoform X2: MAMTIEGLRAIQQLVANAISSDVCSGANALSFLWWWNHSVPYESRSWIDAAKFLTGASAVGSMAIPIILRHAGLIGTAAMFIEFTSFFIFVCTVLCFHRASLDDEW; this comes from the exons atggcaatgacaattGAAG GCTTGCGCGCTATACAGCAACTGGTGGCCAATGCTATCAG CTCTGATGTATGTTCTGGTGCCAATGCCTTGTCTTTTCTTTGGTGGTGGAACCACTCAGTTCCTTACGAGTCGAGAAG TTGGATAGATGCTGCCAAGTTCCTAACAGGTGCATCTGCTGTGGGAAGTATGGCCATTCCCATTATTCTGAGGCATGCAGGCTTGATTGGAACTGCAGCAATGTTCATCGAATTCACATCTTTCTTCATATTCGTCTGCACGGTCCTTTGCTTTCATCGCGCCAGTCTTGATGACGAGTGGTAA
- the LOC131001508 gene encoding vacuolar protein sorting-associated protein 55 homolog isoform X3 → MLSALMYVLVPMPCLFFGGGTTQFLTSREGGGWIDAAKFLTGASAVGSMAIPIILRHAGLIGTAAMFIEFTSFFIFVCTVLCFHRASLDDEW, encoded by the exons ATGCTATCAG CTCTGATGTATGTTCTGGTGCCAATGCCTTGTCTTTTCTTTGGTGGTGGAACCACTCAGTTCCTTACGAGTCGAGAAGGTGGGGG TTGGATAGATGCTGCCAAGTTCCTAACAGGTGCATCTGCTGTGGGAAGTATGGCCATTCCCATTATTCTGAGGCATGCAGGCTTGATTGGAACTGCAGCAATGTTCATCGAATTCACATCTTTCTTCATATTCGTCTGCACGGTCCTTTGCTTTCATCGCGCCAGTCTTGATGACGAGTGGTAA